The Bradyrhizobium diazoefficiens genome contains the following window.
ACCGGGCAAGATGAACGAACTGCTTCGATGATCCAAGCATTTGCTTTTTCGAAATTGCGGGAACCGCGATGACGTCACCTGCATATCTGATGCGCTTGCTGCGACAACCGGCGACACGACGATTTACCTTGCCATGGCAAGGCGCCCGCTATAGCCTTCTATTCTAGGTTGTTGCCCTGCCAGCCCCGGGCGACGCTGAAGACCAAAAATAAACGGCGGGCTTTGCGGCCCGCCGTTTATTGAGGTGAAGGGCCGCTCGCAGGCTCCAGGCCGCAGCTCTCCCCGGAAAACAAGCCCAATCAGACGGTTGCACGGCCAGCTCCGCCGAAGCTTCGGCCGCGACGCCAATGTCGACAACCGCGCGAAGTCATTTGACTGCGGCCGTCTTATCGACGACAAGCCCGCCATGGCCAAAAAACCCGGTACCAATCCCAAGGGCGAATTCGCCTTTTTCAACGTCTTCTATGAAGACGGCTCCCAGCGCTCCAACCGGCGCGTGCCGGCCGAGCTCCTTGGCGGGCTCGACGGCGACGAGCCGGCCCGTGGCTTCATCATGGAGCAGGACCGCGAGATCGCCGAAAAGTCCGGCCGCCCGCCGCTGGAGATCAAGAGCCTCGATCGGGTCGCGGCGAAGAAGAAGTAACGCCATAAGCATTGCCCCTCGTGCGCCGGCGATGCTCGTGCTTCTGCGTGAGCGAGGCCGCTGGCCCGACCGAACTAGACTGCTTCCAACTCGGGCATGACCGGAGTCGTCCTTCGCGATCCGGCCAAAACACGCGGCGTGTTGATCAGGCTCACCAGCGTGTAGCTGATGATGAGCAGCAGGAACCACGAGCCGAATTTGGCCGGCGAAACCATCGCCCATCCCTGCTGCTGCGACGGATAGAGCCACGTCTTGGTGAAGGTGCCGATATTCTCGGCGAACCAGATGAACAGCGTCACCAGCGCGAGACCGAGCAGAAGCGGCATCGAACGGTAATTGTCCCAGACTTTGAAATAGATCGTCGTGCGCGCGAACAGCAGCGCGGCCGCGGCAAACAGGACAATCCGCAGGTCCGGCACGTAGTGATGGGTGAAAAAGTTGGCGTAGATCGCGATGCTCAGCGCAACGAGCGCCCAGCGCGGCGGATGCCGATCGAAGCGGAAATCGAACAACCGCCACACGCGGCAGAGATAGCTGCCGATGCATGAATACATGAACCCGGTGAACAGCGGCACGCCGGCAATCCGGAAGAAGCTCGGCTCGGGATAAATCCAGGAGCCGACCGACGTCTTGAAGATCTCCATCACCGTGCCGACGACATGGTAGATCAAGATGATTTTCGCCTCATCCAGCGTCTCCAGGCGCGTCCCGAGCAGGATGACCTGGACGACGATCATGCAGAGAAACAGGAAATCGTAACGCGCCAGCGGCGCGGTTGCGGGATAGTAGCGCCAGGTCGCAATCATCAGCGCAACCGCAATGCCGCCGAACAGGCAGGCCCAGCCCTGCTTGATGCCGAAGCGAAGGAATTCATAAAGGGCCGCCGTCGATCGGCGGCGTGCCATGATGCGCCCAAGGCGCCGTTCGCGGACGATGAAACGGCGGAGTGGCGGCCAAGTCGCGGCGGCACTCGCCGGCATGATGCCGATCGCGGTCTCGTCGGGCGGGGGCGATTGATCGGAAGCGTGATGCACGATGGGAACCGTGGTGGGCGATCGCGGTCAAAAAATGACAAATAAAGGGATGGGATGGATCGAAAGGGGGGAGCGAAGGAGAAGTAGGCCGACACTAGCAGGCGCTCACCAGCGCCCGCACCATTTGTTCCAGGCAAACAGCAGATCGGCAAAACGGTCGTAGACAAACCGCGTGAACGGCAGCGCCACGCGATTGCCGAACAGCGCTGCGAGCCACCCCTCGCCGGGCGTCAGCCGCCACAGCGCAATCGCGACATCCGCACCAACGATGAGCCGGCCGGCCTCATCGGTCGCATGCAGGCGGCGCCTGATATCGTCGAGCGAAGCGCCAGACTGCGCCAGCGCATCGGGCTGCTCGTTGATGTCCCTGAATTCGACCGTGCCCGCACGCACCAGCGCCAGCAGCTTGTTGCGCTGCCAGTCGATGCCGGCGTCGCAGACGGGGCAGCGGGTGTTGTAGTAGATGGTGAGGTTAGGCGCGGACATGGGTGACCTTTCGCTGCTCGGCGGAGCGAAATGCAAGTATTAGGGCATGTACTCTAAATCCGCATGTCGGCTTACCCGCAAAAAGCAGACATCACCGGGTGACCATGTCCGTTTTGGGCCAACAGGCCACATTGCACGCTTAGGATGATATAAAAGAGGTCGCCAACTGAGGCGGTCTAACGGGAGAAGCTGATGCCAAATTGGATAGGACCACTCCTCGCCCTCATAGCTCTTGTCGGGTTTATCGGCTTTGCGGTTCGGCAGGGCACGAAGACGTCACGAGATCGGACAGACAACGGTGGCAGCGATCTGCCGGGGATGGGCGGCGGCGGAGATGGAGCTTAAGCCGCCGCTAGAATGAAACTAGCCCACCGTTGGTCGAAACAGGCCGGTACCCCCACGCCGCGAGAGAACGGATTGGCGACCCCAGAAAATGTGCCGACTCTCGACGAGATGCTCATCGATTGTCCGTTATGGGTCAAAAGCAGCGCTCAGCGCAAGCGCGGTGGGACTTCCGGTCTGCGACCAATAGCCGACGTTTGTAACGGGCTCACCTTGGTCGGCTGAGGGCCACGAGCGGAAGCCACTCACCCATCAGCATCAGGCATAAGCGTGATCGGCGCTCAATAGACACCGCGTTCAACGACGCCGTCGTCGTCCGGCACGACAGCGGAGATCACCTCATCGTTGTCAACAAGCCAAGGCGGGTACGGCCCAACGGCGACTGGACGGCCCATCAACTCCTGCAACTCGTCGCGCAATTCGGTGTGGGTTTCCCCAGCGGCCCAATATCTATCTCTTCCCTGTGTCTCCACCACCAGGAATTCCGAATTATCTGAAAGAGAACTCAAGCAAGTCGCGATGAAATGCGCGTCTGCAAGTCCTCGCAGTGGAAGCTGTGGCTCGCGAAACGCGATGATCGACGTGATTGGCGGTAGCTGGTTGAGCAGTCTAGCGAGAGATTCATACGAGGAAAAGAACTCAAACTCTTTCCTTCCGGCTGCCGCTGAATAACGGATCATCACAAGGATTTCCGGACGAGAGCGCAGCCAGTTTTCGAGCGTGCTAAGAAAAGCCAAATCAGTCGTAGCTAACATTCCTGACAACTCGCGCCAAAGAAGGGGCAACCTTCCTGATGTACCTCGAAGGCGTAGATCGCGCAATTTGCTTTAGTCCGCAATGGGTCCAGAAGCGGCAATACTCGCAATAACCTATCTGGTCCGCTTTGCCTTGTTAGGGGGACTTCTCATTCGACCGTTTATGAGTACACGCCCTCGTCCGGCGAACAATCTGTTCGTCAGACAGCCAGATGCAAAAAAACGGCAGGCCATATAGCCTGCCGTTTTTGTTTGGATGGATCGACTCGACGATCCGAATTTAATTGTCGAGGAACGACCGCAGCTTCCTTGACCGCGACGGATGCTTCAGCTTCCGCAGCGCCTTGGCTTCGATCTGGCGAATACGCTCTCTCGTCACCGAGAACTGCTGCCCTACTTCTTCCAGCGTGTGGTCGGTGTTCATGCCGATGCCGAAGCGCATGCGCAGGACGCGCTCTTCGCGCGGGGTGAGCGAGGCGAGCACACGCGTCGTGGTCTCGCGCAGGTTCGACTGGATCGCGGCGTCGATCGGCAGGATCGCGTTCTTGTCCTCGATGAAATCGCCGAGGTGTGAATCCTCTTCGTCGCCGACCGGGGTTTCGAGCGACAGCGGCTCTTTCGCGATCTTCAGGACCTTGCGGACCTTCTCAAGCGGCATGCCGAGCTTCTCGGCGAGCTCTTCCGGGGTCGGCTCGCGGCCGATCTCGTTGAGCATCTGGCGGCTCGTGCGCACGATCTTGTTGATCGTCTCGATCATGTGCACGGGGATGCGGATGGTGCGGGCCTGGTCGGCGATCGAGCGCGTGATCGCCTGCCGGATCCACCACGTGGCGTAGGTCGAGAACTTGTAGCCGCGGCGATACTCGAACTTGTCGACCGCTTTCATCAGGCCGATGTTGCCTTCCTGAATCAGGTCGAGGAACTGCAGGCCGCGGTTGGTGTACTTTTTCGCAATCGAGATCACGAGACGGAGGTTGGCTTCCACCATCTCCTTCTTGGCCTGGCGGGCTTCGCGCTCGCCCTTCTGCACGGAGTGCACGATCTTGCGGAACTCGACGATCTCGAGACCCGTCAGCGCCGCGAGCTGATGCACCTCGTGGCGGAGGTCCTTGATGCGGTCCTTCTCGTGGTGGACGAAGTTCTTCCAGCCCTTGGCCGAGAGCTTCGAGACGCGGTTGAGCCAGCGCGGATCGAGCTCCGAACCCTGATAGTTGCGCAGGAAATCTTCGCGCGCGACGCCGTGGCTGTCGGCGAGACGCATCAGGCGGCCCTCATGCGAGACCAGGCGCTTGTTGATGTCGTAGAGCTGCTCGACGAGTGAATCGATACGCGCCTGGTTCAGGCGCAGCGACTTCACCTCGACGATGATCTCGTCCTTGAGCTTGCGGTATTTGCGCTCCTGGTGCGGCGACAGCGAGGGGCCATGCGAGGTGCTCTCGAGCTGGTTCTGGATGTCCTGCTCTTGCAGCTTGCGCAGCTTCTTGTAGCTCTCGGCGATCTTGTCGAAGATCTCGACGACCTTCGGCTTGAGCTCGGCCTCGATGGCCGCAAGCGACATCTGGTTCTCGAACTCGTCGTCGTCGTCCATGTCGCCTTCGGCGGCGGCTTCCGCAGGATCCTTCTCGCCTTCGACGTTGGCGGCGCCGGGCTGCGCGGCGCGGAACGGGGTCGGCGACGGCGGTGCGGCGGGCGGTGCGACATGCGCGGGCGCGCCCACGACGGCTGCGGCCTGGCCGCCTTCGGCCGGGGCTCCGCCGTTCTCGCCGTTGGGACCGGCGATCATCGCGGTGTTCATCCCGGCCTTGGCATCGGGGCCGGCATAGGTCGCTTCGAGATCGATGATGTCGCGAAGGAAGATCTTTCCTTCGTTCAATTCGTCGCGCCAGATGATGATGGCCTGGAAGGTCAGCGGGCTTTCGCAGAGCCCCGCGATCATCGCCTCGCGGCCGGCCTCGATGCGCTTCGCGATCGCGATTTCGCCTTCGCGGGACAAGAGCTCGACCGTGCCCATCTCGCGCAGATACATGCGCACGGGATCGTCGGTGCGCTCGCCCGGCTCGCTCTTCTTGACCTCGGTGACGGCCTTCTGGGTGACCTCGACGAGCTCGTTGTCGGTCTCGTCCTCGCCGCCTTCGTCCTTGTCTTCCTCGGCTTCAGAATCGTCGGCTTCGGTGACGTTGATGCCCATGTCCGAGAGCATGGACATGATGTCCTCGATCTGCTCGGGCGAGGTCTGGTCGGACGGCAAAACTTCGTTGAGCTGATCGAAGGTCACGAAGCCGCGCTTCTTGGCCTGCTTGATCATCTTCTTCACTGCTGCGTCGGACAGATCGAGCAACGGCGAGGGCGCGTCCTGGGAATCCTTCTCGGGAGCATCCGCTGCCTTGTCGTCTTTTTCCTTGTCCTTCGCCTGCAGCGTCTTTGCCTTGGTGGCCATCCATTGCTCCTAAACGCGTTTCATGCAGACGCGCGCGCGCCCGCGTGAAATCACTTGAACCTGTTGCTCGACGCTCTCGCTTCGTCAGATCGCGACACGGAAAGGGCGGCGCGCACAGATATCGCCACCCCGACCTTCCTCTCGCCGGATTTGCCTAACGCTTCGTGAGCCTCTTTGTCGCAGCGGATGCAGGTGAAGTGCCAACAGCTATTGCGCGGATTCATTCCTGACGCGTCTGTTCTGCCTGCGGCCGCCTGGGGGCCAAAGTGCTACAAGACCGTTAAGCCTCGATTAACCCTGTTTTTGCCGCCAAACCTTGGATTTGGCGAGTCTTTTAGCGGTTCCAGTCCCGGCCGTCCGCATGATTCTTTCATCACACGCTCTTCTGGAACCGGCCCGACAGCTCGCCAAAACCCTCGATCAGGGCCTCGGTGCCGTCGACCTCGGCCAGCCGGGCCTTCACGTCACGCAACCACGCCAAATTGGCCTCGCTGGGGTCCTCCCCCAAGGCCAGCTCGGCGTCCTTCAGCTCTCTAAGTAGTGAATGGTATTGCCGATGCAAGGCAACGAGCTGATGCCAGGTGGCAAGAACGTCGTCCCGTGCCGCACCCTCCCGGGCCCCCCACACCGCCGCTGTGGTGATTCCACCCTCAACTCTTTGAAGAATCTTTGAAAATTCGCTCTTCTCGATGTCGCCGCGCATCTTCTCGGCCTGCGCGCCGGGGTCCGGCGAGTGATGATGGTCGTTGGCGAAAGCGGCGATGATGCCTGCCCTGAGCTTGTGGGCCTCGGGGTGGGCGAACTCCAGGGCAGCCACCTCCTCGAGGTGATCATGCAGCAGCCAGGGGTGGTTGATCAGGCTTTGCAGGATCAGGGCCTCCCGGCGGGAGATGGCGCTGCGCTGGCCCCGCATGATCGGGCTCGCCGCCAGCTGCGGGCTCGCGGCCTGGTAGGGGCCGGAGGGAATCTGGGTCGGCCCCGGCGAGCCGCGGCGGCCTCCCCCAAATCCCCCACCAAATCCCTGGCTGCCGAATCGATTCGCACTTCCCCCGCCGCGGGGCTGGAATGGGCGACTGGCGTTGCCGCGGAAATTGCCGCGGCCGGCAAAGCCGCCGCGGTTGCTGTCTGGCGAGAAGGTGCGCTGAAGCCGCTGCGCGAGATCTTCGCGATAATAGCGGCGCACCACCTCGTCGCGAATGCCGTTGGAGAGCTCCCTGATGCGCGCTTCCAGCGCGGCGCGGCGTTCAGGCGTGGCAAAATTGCCGCCTTCGAGCTCGCGCGACCAGAGCATGTCGGCGAGCGGACGCGCTGCCGCGATCACCTCCTCGATCGCGCCGCGACCGCCGGAGCGCGCGAGATCATCGGGGTCCTGCCCTTCCGGCAGCAGCGCAAAGCGCAGGCTCTTGCCCGGCGCGAGGAATGGCAGCGCGAGATCGGCGGCGCGATAGGCCGCCTTCTGCCCGGCCTTGTCGCCGTCGAAGCAGAGGATCGGCTCGTCCGCCATCTTCCAGAGCAGCGCGAGCTGGTTCTCGGTCAGCGCCGTGCCGAGCGGCGCCACGCTGCCGGCAAAACCCGCAGTGACCATCGCGATGACGTCGACATAGCCCTCGACCACGATCAGGGCGCTGCCGTCATGGGTGGCTTTGCGCGCGGTCTGGTGATTGTAGAGATTGTCGCCCTTGTGGAAGAGCGGCGTCTCCGGCGAATTCAAATATTTGGCCGGAACGTCCTTCTCCAGCGCGCGCCCGCCGAAGGCGATGACGCGGCCACGCAGATCCGTGATCGGAAACATCACGCGATCGCGGAAGCGGTCATAGGGCACGGGGATGTCGTTGCCGGCGACAAGGAGCCCGGTTTCGATCATGTCCTCGACGGAAACGCCGAGCTTGCCGAGATACTCCTTCAGCGCGAAGCGCTCGGGCGGTGGCGGCGCATAGCCGAGCCGGAACTGCAATTGCGTCGACGGAGAGATCGCACGGTCGGCGAGATAGCCGCGCGCCTTGGCGCCGACGCGCGAGGCCAGCGTCTCGGCGAAGAATTTGGCGGCGAGCTCCATGACGTCATGCAGCGTGCGACGCCGCTGCTCCTGTCGCGCCGCATCCGGCGTCACCGCCGGCAGCGGCAGGCCGGCCATGCTGGCGAGCCGCTCGACGGCTTCGGCAAACGGCAGGCCATCGGTCTCCATCACGAAGCTGATGATGTCGCCGTGCTTGCCGGAGGAGAAGTCGTGGTAAAACCCCTTCTGGTCGTTGACGAAAAACGACGGCGACTTCTCCTGCTGGAACGGCGACAGCCCCTTCCACTCCCGCCCGGCCTTCTTCAGCTTGACGCGCTTGCCCACGACTTCGGAGACCGAAAGCCGGGCACGCAGCTCGTCGAGGAATTGGGGCGTGAAGCGCATGGCGGAATGGAACTCTGTCAGGCTCGGCCGCATGAAGCGCCCACCTCAGAAAGGCGAACGCTTGCCTTGCTTCAATCGCTTATTTAATGTTCCTCATATGTTCCGTCCATATCCACAGGCTTGATATTCCAGAAATACGATTGTATATACAGAGATACTGATGCCGGATTTGAGCTCTCTCGCGCCTGCCGGGTTTGAATGGGACGAAGAGAAGGGCCGGGCCAATCTGGCCAAACATGGCGTCAGCTTTGATGACGCTAGTCAGATCTTCTACGGCCCGATTGTGATCAAACCATCAGATTGTGCCGACGAGGAGCGATGGATCGCGATTGGAGAGTTCAACGATCAAATTCTGACTGTGATCTTTACGCGACGAAACAAATCGATCCGCATCATTTCAGCGCGACGGCCGAGGCCCGATGAAAAAAGAGCATATCGTGAAGCGTCGATGGGGCGATCGCCGCAAGGGAAACACTGATTGGGCCCGTGTCGATGCGATGACGGACGAGGAATTGGAAGCCTCGATCGCAAGTGATCCTGACTGGGCGGAATTCAAGGACGTCGACTGGTCGGACGCCGTCCTGGTCATGCCGCCGAAGAAAAAAGCCATCTCCATCCGCCTCGACGAAGACGTGCTCGATTTCTTCAAGCGCGAGGGTGAGGGCTATCAACGGCGCATGAATGCCGTCCTGCGCTCCTACATGCAGCAGAAGTCCAAGCCGAAGAAGCGCGCCTGATTCAGGGGCCCCGCCCCGGAATGACAGGAGAGAGGCCTTGAACCCCGCCCGGTTCCACGCTTCCATGGGCCATGTTCAGGACCTTTCGGGGTGGCCAGAGCGGGGGCTGGCGCGTCACCTCGGTATCGTCAGTGACGGGCGAGCCCCTGCCCTTCATGCCGGCGCTGTCGGTGATCGACGGCGACGCCGTCTCATTGCCGCTGGTGCCCTCGCGCAATGCGTGGCGGCTGGTCGGCGTGCCGAGCAGCTTGCGCTACACCGAGCGCGCCGAGAAGCAGCAGCTCGTGAGCGTGCAGGCCGGCCTCGGCAGGCCAGAGGCCACCTGCGCGGCGCTGATCCCGATCCGCAAATCGCAGGCCTGGTGGGAGCTGACGCAGGAAGAGCGGCGCAAGATCTTCGAGGACAAGTCGCACCACATCGCGAGCAGTTTTCGTTTTCTGCCTGCGATCGCGCGGCAACTCTATCACTGTCGTGACCTCGGCGAGCCCTTCGATTTCCTGACCTGGTTTGAATTTGCGCCGGCCCATGCCTCGCTGTTCGAGGAGCTGGTCGGAATGCTCAGGCGGACCGAAGAGTGGACCTATGTCGAGCGCGAGGTCGACGTTCGCGTCGCGAAGGAAGTGCTGTCGGCTTAGTGCTCGAGGAATCGGCCGGACTCGATGCGCGGCAGATTCGTCACTGGCCAGTTGTAGATATAGGTCCAGGCCTTCTCGGCGGTGCCGTCCGGCAACGTCACGTCGACCAGTCCGCGCAGATATTCGGTCGGCTCCGGAAAGCCCTCGCCGCAGGCCTCGTACATGTCGAGCTCGCGCAGGAGCTCGTCGCCCGCGCGCAAGCTGAAGAGCTCGCCGTGCGCGATGTCGGACGGCGCATCGGAGAGAAGAAGTCCGGGATAGTGCTTCACGAGGACGAGCCAGCCACGGCAGCGCGCCTCACCGAGAAAATCCGCATGCTGCGCAAGCAGCCGCGCCATCGGATGGTCGAAGCCGCGCATCAGGGTGCCGTAGACGAAGAGACGATCGGAGGTCATGGGGGTTCTATAAACTCTCAACGCCGTCATTGCGAGGAGCTCTTGCGACGAAGCAATCCAGACTTCCGCCGCGGAGACAGACTGGATTGCTTCGCTACGCTCGCAATGACGAGCGCGGAGCAACACTTCACCCCACCTTCACATCCGCGCTGGCCACCTCATCACTCACCACCACGAACTTCTTTAACTCCATCCTCCCAAAACTCGTGGACAGCGCGACATCAGCGGCATCGCGCCCCGTTCCCATCAGGATGCGGCCCTTGCGGGGGGCGTTGTGGCGGGCATCGAAGGTGAACCATTGGCCGGAGAGCCAGACCTGAAACCAGCCGGAAAAATCCATCGGGGACGGATCCTTGGGAATGCCGATGTCGCCCATGTATCCGGTGCAGTAGCGCGCGGGGACGCCCATGCAGCGGCAGAAGGTGAGAGCGAGATGCGCGAAATCGCGGCAGACACCGGTCTTCTGCTGGTAGACGTCGTGTGCGGACTTCATGTGATCGGCGTGCTTGTAGCCGAAGGTGACGTGCTCGTGCACGAACTCGGTGATGGCGGCGACACGCTTCCAGCCGGGCTCGGTCTTGCCGAATAGCGACCAGGCAACGTCGGTGAGCTTGTCGGTCTCGCAATAACGGCTCGGCATCAGATAGAGCATCAACTCGTTCGGCAGCTGCTCGATCGGGAGTTGCTGCGCGCCCGGCATGATGTCGTCGGGCCGGCCGCTGTCGCGCACCAGTGCGTTGCCCTTCAGCGTCACGCCGCCAGTGGGTGCGACGAGGCGGCCGCACACATTGCCAAAGCCGTCATGATAGAAGCGGATGGGAACGTCGGGCTCCGCGACCACCGTCTCCGTGCCGATGATGTCGGCCTGACGCGAGGGGTGGATGTTGAGCATGATCACCATCGGTGTCGGCTGCTCTGCCGCGTAGGTGATCTCGAAGCCGACCCTGATGTCCATCTATGTGACTTCTGCCTCCATCACTTCGTCGCTCGCTTGATCGTCAGAGACCACTCTGATGTTGACGTCCATGGCCTCGAAAGCACCCGCGGAGCCGATATAGACGCCATGCAGCGGGATCGCCTGACGCGGATCGCGGGCGACCGCGACCCGGATCAGGTCACGGGTGCCGATGATGCCGTTGGTCGGATCGAACTCGATCCAGCCTGCGCTCGGCAGATAGACCTGCACCCAGGCGTGCGTCGAACCGCCGCCGACATGATGCTGCTCGATATCCTCCGGCACGAAGATGTAGCCGGACACGAAACGCGCGGCGAAGCCGAGATGGCGCAGTGCTTCGATCATCAACAGCGCATAGTCCCGGCAAGTTCCCGTGCCCGACTGCAAAGTCTCGAGCGGATGCTGGGTGCCAGGCTCATGGCGCTTGCGGTATTTGAACTGCTCACGGATGCCGTGCGTCATGCCGCTCAGGATCTTGAAGGTCGGCGACGGCGCCTCCTCGTCGAGAAAGCCGCGGGCCCATTCCGCGATCTCATCGTCGGGATCGGCATATTGCGGCGTGATGTACTGGACGAGATCGGGAAACTCCTCGTCGTCATAGACGAAGGGGTAGAAAAAAGCGGGATCGTCCGGCGTCAGCGCGAATTCCTCGACCGGATTGTGCTCGACGGTGACGTGCCAGTCGAAGGTCAGCGTTTCGGCCCGCTCGTCGAAATTGGCGATCGCGACCGAGTTGCCGAACACGTCATGAATCCAGTGCAGCGACATCGGCTCGGGCGAGATTTTGAGCCTGGAGGCGAGCACGCGCAGATCGTGCCCGTCGCGCGGACGCAGCATGATCCTGTGTTCGCCGAACGCCACGGGGCGGTTGTAGCGATATTCGGTCTTGTGATGAATCGTGAGCAGCGGCATCGTCAGTCAATCATGGTGAGTTTGGGCGGATCAATCTATAGCAATTCTGCCCGATTCTTGGGGTGACTGCTTCTTCCATAGGCAATCAGGATGGCTTTAGACACAGCCGACGCGATGGATCAACTCCTTGGCGAGGGTGACATTCCGCCAGTGCATGAGGTGAATGCGGCAGGCACATCGCCCTTCCTGCTCACCTCGGACCATTACGGCCGCATCCTGCCGCGCGCGCTCGGCGATCTCGGCGTCGCCGAGAGCGAATTGACGCGGCACATCGCGTGGGACATCGGCATCGCCGGCGTTGCCGAGCGGCTGGCTGAGATGCTGGGCGCACATCTCATCGCGCAACGCTATTCGCGGCTCGTAATCGACTGCAACCGCCCGCCGGGCGTGGCGAGCTCGATCCCGGTGATATCCGAGGCAACCGCGATCCCGCGCAACGAAGGCATTTCGGAAGGCGAGCGCGCGGCAAGGCGGCGCGAGATTTTCGAGCCCTATCATCACCGCATCGACGCTGTGATCAACCGCCGCTTGCACGACAAGCGGCCGACCGTGCTGGTGTCGCTGCACAGCTTCACGCCGGTTTACGCCGGCGTTGCCCGGCCCTGGCACATCGGCGCGCTCTATAATCGCGACAGGGTGTTGTCGCAGTTGCTGCTGAAACATTTGCGTGCCGAGGGCGATCTCGTGGTCGGCGACAACGAGCCCTATGCGGTCAGCGATCTCAGCGACTACACCATCCCCGTGCACGGCGAGGCCCGCGGCCTCGTCAACACCGGCATCGAGATCCGCCAGGATCTGATCGCGGAGCAATCCGGTCAGCAGCAATGGGCGGAGCGGCTGGCGCGGATCTTTGCGGAGATCGAGGTGGAGCTGCGGGCGCAGAGACTGGCCGGCTAACGGCGCGTCGCGACGAACAGCGCCAGTGCGGCAAAGATCGCGGCGATGCCCCACAGCACATAGATGATAGCGCCGCCACCGCCCGCATCGATGCTCGCCTCGGCCGGATTGTCGGGATTGACGTGGACCTCGACGCTGGCGCCGTCCTGGTAGCGCGACAGCAGGCGTTGCAGCATCTTGTCGGAAGCGGACGGCGTTTCGCCGGCGACGCGCGCGCACTCGTTGGTGTAACTGACGTTCTGGTAGCTATAGGTGTAGAACATGCGCTTGCCGAACATCTCGACACCGCGGCCGCCGCCTGGCCCGGTGGCCGCGTGATATTGCTCCATCTTCGACAGCTTGATCGTGCCTGATACAACGGGCCACCGCTTCGCCGTCGACGCCTGCCGCTGCACCGCAAGCGCGAACAGCGCGATGAGGAAGCCGAACCCACCGAAGACGACGACCATGACGGACAGATCTGGCCGCGCGACGTGGCCGGCGACATACTGATAGATCTTGTTGAGGCCGAAAACCGAGCCGAACACGATCGCAAGCACGATCGCCGTGCCGAGACCGAGACAGCCCCACAGGCCCTTGGGCAAATCGCGCTCCAGCACCGCCTGATCGGGATGGCGCGGATTGTAATAGACCATGACGATGCTGCCGGCCGGATATTTTGCGAGATTCTCGCCGATCTCGGAATTGCCAAGGTCCTCGCCGATCGAGATACGGTTGCTGCTCAGCTTGCGGCCGTCGACGGTGTATTCGTAGACGACGTTGGCGAAGTTGCGGCTGTCCATGCGATAGCCCTCCTCGCGGTCAGCGTCGGGGACCCTGACCTCGCGCAGCTCGACGGCGGAGGTGACGACCTTGCCGGCGGTCTGTGGCCAGCTCCGCGCCTCACGCGCCTGCCAGGTCTTCACGGTTGCCGCAACCAGGATCAGCGCGAGCGGCGCCAGCAGCATCGCGTAAACGAGTGGAGGCAAATTCGGCACGGTAAATCCTTCGGCAGCGGCAATGCTTCCCTTGGACGCAGCGCCGCGGGCAGAGGTTCAAACCGTGCCGTCAGCTCATTTGGCTCGGGTCAGCGCCAGCCAAATGCCGCCGCCGATCATGAAGCCGCCGGAGACGCGCGACATCATGCGGGTGCGGCGCGCCGAGAAAAAGCTGCGG
Protein-coding sequences here:
- a CDS encoding chlorite dismutase family protein; protein product: MFRTFRGGQSGGWRVTSVSSVTGEPLPFMPALSVIDGDAVSLPLVPSRNAWRLVGVPSSLRYTERAEKQQLVSVQAGLGRPEATCAALIPIRKSQAWWELTQEERRKIFEDKSHHIASSFRFLPAIARQLYHCRDLGEPFDFLTWFEFAPAHASLFEELVGMLRRTEEWTYVEREVDVRVAKEVLSA
- a CDS encoding gamma-glutamylcyclotransferase → MTSDRLFVYGTLMRGFDHPMARLLAQHADFLGEARCRGWLVLVKHYPGLLLSDAPSDIAHGELFSLRAGDELLRELDMYEACGEGFPEPTEYLRGLVDVTLPDGTAEKAWTYIYNWPVTNLPRIESGRFLEH
- a CDS encoding transglutaminase family protein; the protein is MDIRVGFEITYAAEQPTPMVIMLNIHPSRQADIIGTETVVAEPDVPIRFYHDGFGNVCGRLVAPTGGVTLKGNALVRDSGRPDDIMPGAQQLPIEQLPNELMLYLMPSRYCETDKLTDVAWSLFGKTEPGWKRVAAITEFVHEHVTFGYKHADHMKSAHDVYQQKTGVCRDFAHLALTFCRCMGVPARYCTGYMGDIGIPKDPSPMDFSGWFQVWLSGQWFTFDARHNAPRKGRILMGTGRDAADVALSTSFGRMELKKFVVVSDEVASADVKVG
- a CDS encoding transglutaminase family protein — translated: MPLLTIHHKTEYRYNRPVAFGEHRIMLRPRDGHDLRVLASRLKISPEPMSLHWIHDVFGNSVAIANFDERAETLTFDWHVTVEHNPVEEFALTPDDPAFFYPFVYDDEEFPDLVQYITPQYADPDDEIAEWARGFLDEEAPSPTFKILSGMTHGIREQFKYRKRHEPGTQHPLETLQSGTGTCRDYALLMIEALRHLGFAARFVSGYIFVPEDIEQHHVGGGSTHAWVQVYLPSAGWIEFDPTNGIIGTRDLIRVAVARDPRQAIPLHGVYIGSAGAFEAMDVNIRVVSDDQASDEVMEAEVT
- a CDS encoding N-formylglutamate amidohydrolase; this translates as MALDTADAMDQLLGEGDIPPVHEVNAAGTSPFLLTSDHYGRILPRALGDLGVAESELTRHIAWDIGIAGVAERLAEMLGAHLIAQRYSRLVIDCNRPPGVASSIPVISEATAIPRNEGISEGERAARRREIFEPYHHRIDAVINRRLHDKRPTVLVSLHSFTPVYAGVARPWHIGALYNRDRVLSQLLLKHLRAEGDLVVGDNEPYAVSDLSDYTIPVHGEARGLVNTGIEIRQDLIAEQSGQQQWAERLARIFAEIEVELRAQRLAG
- a CDS encoding DUF3592 domain-containing protein is translated as MPNLPPLVYAMLLAPLALILVAATVKTWQAREARSWPQTAGKVVTSAVELREVRVPDADREEGYRMDSRNFANVVYEYTVDGRKLSSNRISIGEDLGNSEIGENLAKYPAGSIVMVYYNPRHPDQAVLERDLPKGLWGCLGLGTAIVLAIVFGSVFGLNKIYQYVAGHVARPDLSVMVVVFGGFGFLIALFALAVQRQASTAKRWPVVSGTIKLSKMEQYHAATGPGGGRGVEMFGKRMFYTYSYQNVSYTNECARVAGETPSASDKMLQRLLSRYQDGASVEVHVNPDNPAEASIDAGGGGAIIYVLWGIAAIFAALALFVATRR